ttccccacagatgttaGCTGCTGTGGGTGTTCCTTGAGTGGAACACAagaacacaggaagatgccttctataccaagtctgacccttggtccattttgctcagtcttgtctaccctgactggcaggggcttctccaaagttgcaggcagcagtccttcccagccctacccggagatgccggTGAGgttactggcatctccaagtgctctgccactgagccatagTCCTTccccagacctttggtccatctagctcaggactgtctacactgactggcagcggcttctgcaaggttgcaggcaggcatctctcccagccctacctggagaagctgccagggagtgaacctgagatcttctgcatgcgaagcagatgttCGGCCACTGGACTATGGCTCCATAGAATGAAGATCCCCTTTAGAAATCAATGCTATAAACCATGGGCCATTTTTCTTAAACAAAGCACCTTTATGCTAGCTGCCTGGGTTATGGATGCTGGATCGTGCTTTGGTGATTTTAATAGCTGGCTTTTAAACTTGCTTTCAcatttttccattttaatttgtATCATGAATCACATTTTTGGAGGAATTGTAAATCTTTGGAGGAAGGGGTGCTGCTTATGGACTGAAGAGCAGGCTAAACACCAAGCACATCAACACATGCACTCAGTTTCCCGGAACATACAGCATCCCGGAAGAGCCGAACGAGGGTGGCCGTGCCTCTGGGATGCACTCAGATGCCCAGGTGGAGAGGAAGCGTCATTCACTGGAGTCTTCCTTTTCTGTTGCAGATGCCAAGCAGTGGCGGCCCCCCTGCCTACAAGCTGATGTCGTCCCCCAGAGAACACCCAGGGACCGCATTCGCCAACTGCTCTGCGATGACATGGCCTGCACAGTGTGTGACCGTGTGGCTCAGGAGGCCCTGCTCTACTCCGAGGGAGCAGACGGCAGGCACCACCATGACTCCATTGTGCGGAGTGCCAGCGAGCCAGCCTCCGACTCTGCCCACATCCGTCTTGCCCCAGGGagaccagccctacccaagtcACACCCTTTTGCTGACTTCCCAGCAGAGGGAAAAGAGGAAACAGCCCATGTTGCCCAGCCCCCTGGCCATGACTGGAAACCCAAAGGAGGTGAAGAGGGCTTTGTGCTGCCTCTGATCCAGCACGTCATGAAGAGAATGCCTTCCATCATGAGGCCAAGCTCCTCCAAGAAGTTTGGCTTCTCGTCAGGGAAGCCTTGCCAAGAGCTGAGCTGGGACAGGAAGCGGCAGATGCTGCAAAGACACTTGGCCAAGAAAGCCCTTGAGTTCCCTCTGGGCGCAACTCCTTATCGACTTCCACAGTCCCGGGACGCCGCCTACCAAGCTGGGAGGTGTGTCCTCCCCAAAGTCATTCCACCTCGGTCTAATCCCCGAAAGCTACGGTCCCAGGAGCTCCTCTTTGTGGATCAGGCAACACTCCACCACATCCAACTCAACATCATCCACAAACACCTGGCCTACAGGTGGGGCCTGCCTACGATATACTCCAGGTCCCTTGCTCGGCTCTTCCAGTTGGGTGCTGCACCCCATGTTCGCACTGCCTTCCTGCCCAAAAGATCCACCAGATCCAGCAGGTTCAGATTCACGGCCAGACAAACCCCGTTCCTTGGTCAGAGAACCCGAGAGGCCATGGAGTGGCACGTGAGGAGGAAGGGAGTGCAACACACCTGGGGGCTCCCACGCCTCATCCAGAGATCCATCCAGTCCCTTATGACAACCGTCCCTCAGATCCAGCAGAAGGCAAGGCACAGGGAGGTGGTGGCTGTTTCCTCAGCAGAGCTCGCTTTCCTCAGCAAGGCCACCAAACGTGAGCTGGAGAGGAATGTGCAGAAGAGAGTCCTCCACCAGCGGTGGCTGCTGCCTAGGAGGGTCCTGGAGTCCTTACGGCTGCTCTACCCCACATATGAGCTTGGCGGTATGATGGGCCCAGAGGGGGGCCGGGCTGGTGCCACAAGGAAGGAGCAGGGTCGCAAGAAGGCCAGAAGGATGGTTGCCGCCACAGCCCCGCATCGAGCTCAGCTACTCCCTCCTGCACAGAGTGAGGCTTGCAGGAATCTGCAGCTCCATCTGGCTAAGAAATGCTTAGAGGTGCATCTGGAATCTCTCCCTGCTGCCATTCGAGTGTCCCGGAGATGCACATTCCCGAGTTTGAAAAGGCCTTTCCCCAAGATGATCCGTCCTGGCCACAAGCCGTTGCTGCCCCGCAGATCCTTACTGCCCTGTGTGTGCCGAGAGGAGATGAGCAGGATTGACATGGCCGTGCGATGCAACCACTTGACCTCCCTGTGGGAGCTGGGCACCCGCTACGTGGAGGCACTCCGAGGAATGATGCCCGGGCGGCCATCCCATCCCCCCAGACGGGGAGGGGCCGGCGTCGAGTTCTCAGGAGTTCAGGCACCTGTCCCTCAGGCAGCGGATAGAGAAGCTTTAGAGCTTCACGTCAAGAGAAAGAGGTTCCAGCATGAGTGGGGCTTCCCAGGACTTGTCCAAAGATCACTCAAGGGCTTCATAAACAGGCCACCTTCACTGCTCTCCACCACTAAGGCAAGCATCTACATCCATGTTCTGGTGCTGGAGCTAGTGTTCCTTCCCAGGAACATCTGCAGCCGCCTGGAGTTCCATTTGCAGAAGATGAAGCTTCACCATCTTTGGGGGCTGCCTCGAAGGGTTCTTGAGTCACTGGGGCTGCTACATCCGGTATTTAAGGCCGGAGCCCCCAGGCAAAAACCCCCAGCAGGGTTTCCTTTTGAACAGGGGGATGAAACATTTTCAAGCAGCAAAGCTGTCCGTGTGACTCTCCCCGTATCCCTGGTTATGGGTGCCTTGTGCACTGCCTGTTACAAGAGGAGAGCGGCGGCTACCACCCCACATCTACTCCAGGGGTTCCCCACAGAAAGGACAGAGAACCTGGAGAAGATTCAACTCCACTTGGCTAAGAAATGCATGGAGGTGCAGTTAGAGGCTTTCCCAGCTCTTGCTTCACACTCCTGGAGGGGCACGGTATCCCAGTCCCAGCCGCTTCTCCCCAAGTGGCTCCCCCCTGGCCACAAGCCATTGCAGCCCCGGAAAGGTTTCCTGCCCTTTGTGCCCAAAGTGGACGCAGAGCGGATGGAAGTGTCTGTGCACCTTCGCCACTTGGCCTCCCTCTGGGGGCTGGGCACGCGCTACACAGAGGCCCTGCGTGCAGTCATGCCCGGGCCCCTCTCCCAGCCTCTCAGACGCCAACGGGCAGCTCTCAAGTCCCCCCAGGTGAAGGCCCAGCTTCTCCAGGGACAGGTCGGCGGCCTCATGGAGCTGCAcatgaggaagaagaggctgCAGCACGAGTGGGGGGTCCCAGCCCTGGTCCAGCGCTCTCTCCGAGCCTTCATGCCCGGTTCCTCCCTGGGCCCTGGCTTCCACAAGACCACGCTGCATGTCCGGGCCCTTCAGGGAAAGCTCCCATTCCTTCCACAGGGCACCTGCAGCCACCTGGAGTTCCACATTCAGAGGCTGAAGCTGCAGCGGCAGTGGGGGCTGCCCAGGAGGGTCCTAGAGTCCCTGAGGCTGCTGTTCCCAGAAACTGCTCCCCGCGAAGGGAAGGACCGCGTGGTGCTGAGAGGTTTTCCTAGTGGGTCCAGCCATGGGGCTTGCCCCCTGTGTAGGCCTGTGGGCCCCAGAGGTACTGTGTGGGACAGAAAGAAGCGACCAAGGATGCCCAATGCAGCCCCACCGCAGCCTTCACTGTGTCTCAGCTCAAGAACCGAGGTCCTGGAGAAGCTGCACCTGCACGTGTCTAAGAAGCACTTGGAGGTGCATCTGGAAGCGTTTCCGCCTGTCCCCAGGGGCTCCTGGAGGCGGGCTTCGTTGTCACTGAGCCAGACTCTCCCCAAGCTGATCCACCCGGGCCTCAGGCCACCGCAGCCCCGTAGCTCCCCCTTCTCGTCCAGCAGAGAGCAAATGGATAGGATCGAATTGGCCTTGCGGCGGAGCCACTTGGCCTCTCTGTGGGGGCTGGCGTCGCGCTACACAGAGGCTCTTGCTGGGATGGTGCCCAGGCTGCCCTTCCCGTCAGCCAGGCTCCGAGGGGCCGCCTGCGAGTTTTCGGAAGCACAGACGCGGTTCTTCCAGCAGTGGGCCCGAGAGGCCTTAGAGTTCCATGTCAGGAAGAAAAGGATCCAGCGCAGCTGGGGGATTCCCTCCCTCGCACAGAGGTCACTCCAGGGCTTCATGCAGGAAGCCGCCATGCTGCCCAGTCTTACCAGGAGGGTGATTGGCATCTCTGTGGCCTGTGAGGAGCTGGCATTCCTGCCCTGGGACATTTGCAGCCATCTGGAACACCACGTGCAGAGGCAGAAGCTGCAGCGGAGGtgggggctgccggggagagtcCTCGAGTCTTTGAGGCGCTTCCTCCCCCCTGCGTCTTTGGGAAGGGCTCCGTTTCCTCAGAGCGACAAGGGAGAAGCATCCACAGAGGCAGAGTCTGATGCAGGAGAAGCTGAAATGGCAGACATGAGATCGATGGAGACCAGCACTAGTGCCCCAAAGACACAGCGTGCCTTGGAGTACCACCTCGACAGAAAATATATTGAGATATGCCTGAAGCTGCACCCTGACCTTTCGAGTCAGTCCCGGAGAGCAGCACGCCGTCGGGAACCCCTCCCCGCTCCTTCCCATCCGCCACAGGGAATGTCTGTCCCCCCTGATCCGGTTATGCCCGGCCACCGCCAGCTGAAGCCAGCAAGAGTGCTCCTCACACGGGAGACCTGGGATCTCCTCGAATTCCATATCCAGCGCAAAAGGCTCCAGCACGAGTGGGGGTTGCCCTCTGCAGTACGGAGATCCCTACGTGCCTTTGCCCCGTTTCCCCCTGAGCCAGAGAGGAGAGTGAAGGCCGGTGCGGTAGCACTTGCcagagctgggagaccaccaggGCACAGGAGACAAGCGGGTGTCCAGAATGCGCCACAGTCTATGATCAATGTGATCATCCCTTCCTGGGTCCTGCAATTTCTGAGCACAGATCTGAAGAATTGCCTGGAAGCTCATGTGAGGAGTTGGGCCACAGAGCACAGGTGGGGGCTTCCCCGAATGATTCAGAATTCCCTACGGGCATTTGCTCCTCCTCAGCTTGAGTTCCATTCTGGAGAAAGGAAGCAAAGAGTCCAGTCCCCGGCACATCCCTGTAAATCTCACAAGAGGCAGAATGAAACCCATCCCCATTCAGAGGCAGAGGAGTCACTGCAGCGACTTAGAAAGGGAGCCATAGAAAAGCTGAAGCTGAAGCCATCTTTCTTCACAGAGGAGGTTTGGAATCGGCTAGAATTCCACATCCAGCACAAGAGAATCCAGCATGCATGGGGACAGCCAGCCATGGTGCTGAAATCCGTGGGTGCCTTTGCTCCATTCCCTCATAAACCAGAGAAGCGCACACAACAGGCAGGACAGAGCAA
Above is a window of Hemicordylus capensis ecotype Gifberg chromosome 2, rHemCap1.1.pri, whole genome shotgun sequence DNA encoding:
- the LOC128343595 gene encoding uncharacterized protein LOC128343595, which codes for MQGIFCCGFLSLGELLRFLGHNIVLMPVLYFSCKILQSFPWLNRSCAWLWRCCRHTLVVFFEMSAWVWSTLEWVHRGIKDRQQQNKESRDAKQWRPPCLQADVVPQRTPRDRIRQLLCDDMACTVCDRVAQEALLYSEGADGRHHHDSIVRSASEPASDSAHIRLAPGRPALPKSHPFADFPAEGKEETAHVAQPPGHDWKPKGGEEGFVLPLIQHVMKRMPSIMRPSSSKKFGFSSGKPCQELSWDRKRQMLQRHLAKKALEFPLGATPYRLPQSRDAAYQAGRCVLPKVIPPRSNPRKLRSQELLFVDQATLHHIQLNIIHKHLAYRWGLPTIYSRSLARLFQLGAAPHVRTAFLPKRSTRSSRFRFTARQTPFLGQRTREAMEWHVRRKGVQHTWGLPRLIQRSIQSLMTTVPQIQQKARHREVVAVSSAELAFLSKATKRELERNVQKRVLHQRWLLPRRVLESLRLLYPTYELGGMMGPEGGRAGATRKEQGRKKARRMVAATAPHRAQLLPPAQSEACRNLQLHLAKKCLEVHLESLPAAIRVSRRCTFPSLKRPFPKMIRPGHKPLLPRRSLLPCVCREEMSRIDMAVRCNHLTSLWELGTRYVEALRGMMPGRPSHPPRRGGAGVEFSGVQAPVPQAADREALELHVKRKRFQHEWGFPGLVQRSLKGFINRPPSLLSTTKASIYIHVLVLELVFLPRNICSRLEFHLQKMKLHHLWGLPRRVLESLGLLHPVFKAGAPRQKPPAGFPFEQGDETFSSSKAVRVTLPVSLVMGALCTACYKRRAAATTPHLLQGFPTERTENLEKIQLHLAKKCMEVQLEAFPALASHSWRGTVSQSQPLLPKWLPPGHKPLQPRKGFLPFVPKVDAERMEVSVHLRHLASLWGLGTRYTEALRAVMPGPLSQPLRRQRAALKSPQVKAQLLQGQVGGLMELHMRKKRLQHEWGVPALVQRSLRAFMPGSSLGPGFHKTTLHVRALQGKLPFLPQGTCSHLEFHIQRLKLQRQWGLPRRVLESLRLLFPETAPREGKDRVVLRGFPSGSSHGACPLCRPVGPRGTVWDRKKRPRMPNAAPPQPSLCLSSRTEVLEKLHLHVSKKHLEVHLEAFPPVPRGSWRRASLSLSQTLPKLIHPGLRPPQPRSSPFSSSREQMDRIELALRRSHLASLWGLASRYTEALAGMVPRLPFPSARLRGAACEFSEAQTRFFQQWAREALEFHVRKKRIQRSWGIPSLAQRSLQGFMQEAAMLPSLTRRVIGISVACEELAFLPWDICSHLEHHVQRQKLQRRWGLPGRVLESLRRFLPPASLGRAPFPQSDKGEASTEAESDAGEAEMADMRSMETSTSAPKTQRALEYHLDRKYIEICLKLHPDLSSQSRRAARRREPLPAPSHPPQGMSVPPDPVMPGHRQLKPARVLLTRETWDLLEFHIQRKRLQHEWGLPSAVRRSLRAFAPFPPEPERRVKAGAVALARAGRPPGHRRQAGVQNAPQSMINVIIPSWVLQFLSTDLKNCLEAHVRSWATEHRWGLPRMIQNSLRAFAPPQLEFHSGERKQRVQSPAHPCKSHKRQNETHPHSEAEESLQRLRKGAIEKLKLKPSFFTEEVWNRLEFHIQHKRIQHAWGQPAMVLKSVGAFAPFPHKPEKRTQQAGQSKPRTSPWERTDVHPVLQNLSFIRSDTKERLEAHMRTVTTRHRWELPKRVQGPLRRFLTPRPHSQPELDQKQPRSFQRAEAGSQTQRRFRTTPFVGPEVKLHFLKGEAWKRLEFHVQRKKLQHMWGLPSMVLKSLKTFAPLLLEQEEHTPLRGESTPKTRPWETAEVRPVVQYPSFLSSDTKERLEAHMRTVTTKHRWELPKRVQESLRALLPPRPHSQPEPDQKRTKSFQVAEADSKAPVTFKGTAFSEPEVNLCVFRDEVWDHLELHVQRKKLQHMWGLPSMVLKSLKAFAPFPLEQEKHTQGAGKRATETRTCLQAEVQPTVQNLSFLGLDTKERLEAHMRTLTTKHRWELPKRVRESLRVFLPPRPHPELDQKQPQSFRAAEADPHSFKGTAFSGLEVKLHFLKDEAYDHLEFHVQRKKLQHMWGLPSMVLKSLKVFAPFPLEPEKHAQGAGEHATKTCKWSGTELQPLVQHLSFLSSDTKERLEAHLKTMTTKHKWGLPKRVQESLKALLPPRPASWTELGQLQPKSFQVAKADSQTQVNFKVTTFLWPEVNLHFLKDEAYDRLEFHIQHKKLQHMWGLPSMVLKSLGAFAPFPRKAGKHTQHTGESTSKTCPWGRTEVQAMVQSLSFLSTDTKERLEAHMRTMTTRHRWELPKRVQESLRALLPPRPLSLPGGIQAEEQSSAYCCDMALQVPDAEFQLGTEKESSSSSEDTHIYCSELYYEEGQDGGRAAWTPTGEPGLCLGAKPQHFTATPRTRGPWKAGREGPKTRSLEKKPLQRSAQHRHPLETTQRQHSRISARTKEPGVPPLSLSGPLPPKYSCKTNCWSAMLPGSQRATFADGRPSQTARGRDAAPRSSRTSLRKKRVILQQPKCGVQGMAGQSHRHPSGQTQPQASGVSCAGCEWRWSPETFQYPCMCHLSVSGKRSFSLLQSDAEHRWQQQQQQQQEDEAPREGEANSSLPSEDHEPQNVPGLSSGESMTDISLSELEASPAYSQSLEAGGSHQHSTPISQHALRSCIQAYPEGTVATHGRQAGREHRGEMSRKLQRRGSKIDCSQELLCQILGYRVTASMEAAGEFQDLPERDLQPQTDDDVADSTEEEGTSSASEKQRHFSRGTMSQFSTESEWERVGDWNSGGEADVGSEWLDEGEGGAAEAAEEMPRKEAGLRAQRSPRWAESLGANKPQAYPEKASPAQVAPMREARAIHQEQKFRIMGQEAASGHFEHLRAPRSTTGQMDRDTDAFVPPGQRSPSPQSLVFQEESHASVEVKQSEVLLCGRSKGERAVVGQASTTGPEVGSHQRAREEEEMRLIWGREAFPREAAVGKETFLEDKMLKALQALSKGRPEGGGHHPELIDGVDEKISILARILERKLCLRQGLSIWMQSSSEKLGGSWEEQEAS